From a single Mus caroli chromosome X, CAROLI_EIJ_v1.1, whole genome shotgun sequence genomic region:
- the Pgk1 gene encoding phosphoglycerate kinase 1, with the protein MSLSNKLTLDKLDVKGKRVVMRVDFNVPMKNNQITNNQRIKAAVPSIKFCLDNGAKSVVLMSHLGRPDGQVSLLVSYSWWSEMLLVFFGVIDIFYIRFFFLNFSLQVKAEPAKIDAFRASLSKLGDVYVNDAFGTAHRAHSSMVGVNLPQKAGGFLMKKELNYFAKALESPERPFLAILGGAKVADKIQLINNMLDKVNEMIIGGGMAFTFLKVLNNMEIGTSLYDEEGAKIVKGLMSKAEKNGVKITLPVDFVTADKFDENAKTGQATLASGIPAGWMGLDCGTESSKKYAEAVARAKQIVWNGPVGVFEWEAFARGTKSLMDEVVKATSRGCITIIGGGDTATCCAKWNTEDKVSHVSTGGGASLELLEGKVLPGVDALSNV; encoded by the exons ATGTCGCTTTCCAACAAGCTGACTTTGGACAAGCTGGACGTGAAGGGGAAGCGGGTCGTGATGAG ggtGGACTTCAACGTTCCTATGAAGAACAACCAGATAACAAATAACCAAAG GATCAAGGCTGCTGTTCCAAGCATCAAATTCTGCTTGGACAATGGAGCAAAGTCGGTTGTCCTTATGAGCCACCTGGGCCGGCCTGATGGT CAAGTTTCCTTGCTAGTTTCCTATTCTTGGTGGTCTGAAATGCTTTTGGTGTTTTTTGGAGTCATCGACATTTTCtatattagatttttctttttaaacttttctctGCAGGTTAAAGCTGAGCCAGCCAAAATTGATGCTTTCCGAGCCTCACTGTCCAAACTAGGAGATGTCTATGTCAATGATGCTTTTGGGACTGCACACCGAGCCCATAG ctCCATGGTGGGTGTGAATCTGCCACAGAAGGCTGGTGGATTTTTGATGAAGAAGGAGCTGAACTACTTTGCCAAGGCTTTGGAGAGTCCAGAGCGACCCTTCCTGGCTATCTTGGGAG gagctaaAGTTGCAGACAAGATCCAGCTGATCAATAATATGCTAGACAAAGTCAATGAGATGATCATTGGTGGTGGAATGGCCTTTACCTTTCTTAAGGTGCTCAACAACATGGAGATTGGCACATCTCTGTATGATGAAGAAGGAGCCAAGATTGTCAAAGGTCTCATGTCCAAAGCTGAGAAAAATGGTGTGAAGATTACCTTGCCTGTTGACTTTGTCACTGCTGACAAATTTGATGAAAATGCCAAGACTGGCCAAGCTACTTTGGCCTCCGGTATACCTGCTGGCTGGATG GGCTTGGACTGTGGTACTGAGAGTAGCAAGAAATATGCCGAGGCCGTGGCCCGAGCTAAGCAGATTGTTTGGAATGGTCCTGTTGGGGTATTTGAATGGGAAGCCTTTGCCAGGGGAACCAAGTCACTCATGGATGAGGTGGTGAAAGCCACTTCTAGGGGTTGCATCACCATCATAG GTGGTGGAGACACTGCCACTTGCTGTGCCAAATGGAACACAGAGGATAAAGTCAGCCATGTGAGCACTGGGGGCGGTGCCAGTCTAGAGCTTCTGGAAG GTAAAGTCCTTCCTGgggtggatgctctcagcaaTGTTTAG
- the Taf9b gene encoding transcription initiation factor TFIID subunit 9B translates to MADKGSDAFDQIVEESSDEGWSQDEVETACSSISEVEEPQEKMEPAKMAPLKNAPRDALVMAQILKDMGITEYEPRVINQMLEFAFRYVTTILDDAKIYSSHAKKPTVDADDVRLAIQCRADQSFTSPPPRDFLLDIARQKNQTPLPLIKPYAGPRLPPDRYCLTAPNYRLKSLVKKGPNQGRLVPRLSAVSSRPTTPTVAPPQAVSVPNKAATPVSVTSQRFAVQIPPSQSTPAKPAPAATAVQNVLINPSMIGPKNILITTSMVSSQNTATDSNPLKRKHDDDDDNDSM, encoded by the exons ATGGCAGACAAGGGATCGGATGCGTTTGACCAGATTGTCGAGGAGTCCTCGGATGAG GGGTGGAGCCAGGACGAGGTGGAAACCGCCTGCAGCTCTATCTCCGAGGTTGAGGAGCCGCAGGAGAAAATGGAGCCGGCCAAGATGGCGCCTCTCAAGAACGCTCCGAGAGATGCCTTG GTGATGGCACAGATCCTGAAGGATATGGGAATCACAGAGTATGAGCCAAGGGTTATAAATCAAATGTTGGAATTTGCTTTCC GATATGTGACTACAATTCTGGACGATGCAAAGATTTATTCAAGTCATGCTAAGAAACCCACTGTTGATGCCGATGACGTGAGACTGGCCATCCAGTGTCGGGCTGACCAGTCTTTTACCTCTCCTCCCCCAAGAGAT TTTTTACTAGATATTGCAAGGCAGAAGAATCAAACCCCTTTGCCACTGATTAAGCCATATGCAGGACCCAGACTGCCACCTGATAGATACTGCTTAACAGCTCCAAACTATAGGCTGAAGTCCTTAGTTAAAAAG GGACCTAACCAAGGAAGACTAGTTCCTAGATTAAGTGCGGTCAGTAGTAGACCAACTACTCCAACTGTAG CACCCCCACAAGCAGTATCTGTCCCAAATAAGGCTGCAACTCCGGTGTCAGTGACAAGCCAAAGATTTGCTGTGCAGATTCCACCTTCTCAGTCCACACCTGCCAAGCCAG CTCCTGCAGCAACTGCAGTCCAAAATGTTCTGATTAATCCTTCAATGATTGGGCCCAAAAATATTCTCATTACCACCAGCATGGTTTCCTCACAGAACACAGCCACTGACTCAAACCCACTGAAGAGGAAGCATGATGACGACGATGACAATGACTCGATGTAA